One region of Eupeodes corollae chromosome 1, idEupCoro1.1, whole genome shotgun sequence genomic DNA includes:
- the LOC129951908 gene encoding uncharacterized protein LOC129951908, protein MADKKRTRNPNFSLKEKRTLLECAYEEKAIIENKKTDGVTWKEKETAWERIASNFNSHSDSACYRTVEALKKFYQGYKKEIRKVAADEKMSRIQTGGGKAINVRDENFDLAISIMNPKTITGYENIFDGDGADELFENEPGTSTNIIEERQDDEPIKDWGKYKPSQLRNPIHPKLKKSHENISDEQEVINENIDDNSPKTSILMSKGFKKQFGNSTTKTENKSNWCGRRRPVASTLPSSKVTEQYTQLSEIKIDLAKLQYDTQKEEATQKKYTASIEHELRKRSFGYWI, encoded by the exons ATGGCTGACAAAAAAAGGACAAGAAATCCcaatttttctctaaaagaAAAGCGCACACTTTTAGAATGTGCTTATGAagaaaaagcaataattgaaaataaaaaaacagatggAGTTACGTGGAAGGAAAAAGAAACAGCTTGGGAGAGAATAGCATCGAATTTTAATTCCCATTCGGATTCAGCATGCTACAGGACCGTCGAAGCActcaaaaaattttaccaaggctataaaaaagaaattaggaAGGTGGCCGCAGACGAAAAAATGTCCAGAATTCAGACTGGAGGTGGCAAGGCCATAAATGTACGCGATGAAAACTTTGATCTTGCCATATCCATTATGAATCCAAAAACAATAACTggatatgaaaacatttttgatggtGATGGTGCAGATGAGTTGTTCGAAAATGAACCCGGAACCAGTACAAACATT ATTGAAGAAAGGCAGGATGATGAACCAATTAAGGATTGGGGAAAATACAAACCTAGTCAATTGAGAAACCCGATACAtccaaaattaaagaaaagtcaTGAGAATATATCTGATGAGCAGGAAgttattaatgaaaatattgatgaCAATAGCCCAAAAACTAGCATTCTTATGTCCAAAGGATTTAAAAAGCAGTTTGGCAATTCAAccacaaaaacagaaaataaaagtaactGGTGTGGAAGGCGCAGACCAGTTGCCTCAACATTACCTAGCAGCAAAGTAACCGAGCAATATACACAGCTATCGGAAATAAAAATTGACCTTGCTAAGCTTCAATATGATACCCAAAAAGAAGAAGCgactcaaaaaaaatatacagccTCTATTGAACACGAGTTAAGAAAACGTTCTTTTGGATATTGGATATAG